From a region of the Candidatus Nanopelagicales bacterium genome:
- a CDS encoding YfcC family protein, with amino-acid sequence MSGTTTPGSIGEVEADPPKIQHKRKFQFPSAVTTLVLVTVLVWVAALFLPSGKYATSADGSPIPGTFQEVPSPYGFGAMVQQLFLAPINGIYGLLNGETGVVDTETVGRMFGQIGIIVFIMAIGAFISVSFATKALEVAVGSLAHRLRSKGWLLIAAVMVLFSLLGSTMGFSVETLGFYALFIPLMTALGYDRLVTAAMIIIGALVGVMGATVNPFSIGVAAGEAGTSIGDGIVLRLILWVLLTALAIGWVLRYAAKVRKNPEASLVGWEEPDSDDESATDAASDDVSAETETSLSRTQKWVLIITGFAFGLMIFSVIPWSSIFGSTTGPANYEYAHEVAGAQPYWFELNWWFPQLAMLFLVASLVVGLVARMNEKEIVRLVAAGAADMMGPAMVVLLAGGVSVIMTNTQTLDTILNSMEQLVSGVSAGAFAVMTILINIPLAVLIPSSSGHGALAMPLLSPLADFAGVTRDTTITAWIMGHGLTLLFSPTSVVLVGGLAIAKVGYDKYLRFVWPLLLMLFATAAVVLAIAASLE; translated from the coding sequence ATGAGTGGAACCACCACGCCGGGGTCGATCGGCGAGGTCGAGGCGGATCCTCCCAAGATCCAGCACAAGCGCAAGTTCCAATTCCCCAGCGCGGTCACGACGCTGGTCCTTGTCACGGTGTTGGTGTGGGTAGCGGCCCTGTTCTTGCCGTCCGGAAAATATGCCACCTCGGCAGATGGTTCGCCGATTCCCGGGACGTTTCAGGAAGTCCCGTCACCCTACGGCTTCGGTGCGATGGTGCAGCAGCTATTCCTGGCACCGATCAACGGCATCTACGGCCTGCTCAATGGCGAGACCGGAGTAGTCGACACCGAGACGGTCGGGCGCATGTTCGGTCAGATCGGCATCATCGTCTTCATCATGGCGATTGGTGCGTTCATCTCGGTGAGCTTTGCGACGAAGGCTCTCGAAGTCGCCGTCGGCAGTCTGGCGCACCGGTTGCGGAGCAAGGGATGGTTGCTGATTGCGGCGGTCATGGTGCTGTTCTCGTTGCTGGGCTCGACCATGGGCTTCTCGGTCGAGACGCTGGGCTTCTACGCACTGTTCATTCCGCTGATGACCGCACTGGGTTACGACCGGCTCGTGACGGCCGCGATGATCATCATCGGTGCCCTGGTCGGGGTCATGGGGGCGACTGTCAACCCGTTCTCGATCGGCGTTGCCGCCGGCGAGGCCGGGACATCAATCGGTGACGGCATTGTCTTGCGGTTGATCCTCTGGGTCCTGTTGACTGCGCTGGCGATCGGCTGGGTGTTGCGTTACGCAGCGAAGGTTCGCAAGAACCCCGAAGCATCGTTGGTCGGATGGGAAGAGCCCGACTCAGACGATGAGTCCGCCACCGACGCTGCGTCCGACGATGTTTCGGCCGAGACCGAAACATCTCTCAGCCGCACCCAGAAATGGGTATTGATCATCACGGGCTTTGCATTCGGCTTGATGATCTTCTCGGTGATCCCATGGTCGAGCATCTTCGGTTCGACCACTGGCCCGGCCAACTACGAATACGCACACGAGGTTGCTGGCGCGCAGCCCTATTGGTTTGAACTCAACTGGTGGTTCCCACAACTCGCGATGTTGTTCCTGGTGGCGTCACTCGTCGTTGGGTTAGTTGCGCGCATGAACGAGAAGGAGATCGTTCGCCTGGTTGCGGCCGGGGCGGCGGACATGATGGGTCCGGCGATGGTGGTGCTGTTGGCCGGTGGTGTCTCGGTGATCATGACCAACACGCAAACGTTGGACACGATTCTGAACTCGATGGAGCAGCTAGTCAGCGGAGTCTCGGCTGGCGCATTTGCTGTCATGACCATTCTGATCAACATTCCGTTGGCGGTGCTCATCCCGTCCAGTTCAGGCCACGGTGCGCTGGCCATGCCGCTGCTGTCACCCTTGGCAGACTTTGCCGGAGTCACCCGCGACACGACGATTACGGCCTGGATCATGGGTCACGGCTTGACCTTGTTGTTCTCGCCAACCAGCGTGGTGCTGGTCGGCGGCTTAGCAATCGCAAAGGTCGGCTACGACAAGTACCTCAGATTCGTCTGGCCCTTGCTGCTGATGCTCTTCGCTACCGCAGCAGTCGTCCTGGCCATTGCTGCCTCGTTGGAGTAG
- a CDS encoding glycoside hydrolase family 25 protein — protein sequence MFAMPPAPPISMVAKSPAPAGRSLPATTRGIPNLGLPEKVYGPDVSIWTGWVNWQSVVAPQLRGDGTTKPIVRFGFTKATQGRYVDRTLASNWRGMRQAGLIRGAYDFADFRKNPVRDARFYVQTMKRVGGIRAKGDFVVLDAEGPTRASKTRTVRWIRKWTKEVRRLTHLPKQRVVIYTGGWWWGPHTGNTRVFAKKGYRLWLSGYGRQPSLPGWQWSWWQYTSTAKFSGIRGGADSSVWRGTQNSLRVAAGLKPLATTPTPPPAPTEPPTPPSAPAS from the coding sequence ATGTTTGCTATGCCCCCCGCCCCGCCGATCTCGATGGTGGCCAAATCTCCAGCGCCTGCCGGGCGAAGTCTGCCAGCGACGACGCGCGGCATCCCGAACCTCGGCCTGCCGGAGAAGGTGTACGGCCCCGACGTGTCGATTTGGACGGGTTGGGTCAACTGGCAGTCCGTCGTAGCGCCTCAGTTGCGCGGCGACGGCACCACCAAGCCGATCGTCCGTTTCGGTTTCACGAAGGCCACGCAGGGCCGGTACGTCGATCGCACCCTGGCGAGCAACTGGCGCGGGATGAGGCAAGCCGGTCTCATTCGCGGTGCTTACGACTTTGCCGATTTCCGGAAGAATCCGGTTCGGGATGCCCGCTTCTACGTCCAAACGATGAAGCGAGTCGGCGGCATCAGAGCCAAAGGTGACTTTGTCGTTCTGGATGCCGAGGGCCCGACGCGAGCCAGCAAGACTCGAACCGTTCGCTGGATCCGCAAGTGGACGAAAGAGGTTCGCCGCCTGACCCACCTGCCAAAGCAGCGCGTCGTGATCTACACCGGTGGCTGGTGGTGGGGGCCGCACACCGGCAACACTCGGGTATTTGCCAAGAAGGGCTACCGGCTTTGGCTTTCCGGCTACGGAAGGCAACCGTCGTTGCCCGGCTGGCAGTGGTCGTGGTGGCAGTACACGAGCACCGCGAAGTTCAGTGGTATCCGCGGCGGTGCCGACTCCTCGGTCTGGCGCGGAACGCAGAACTCCCTGCGGGTGGCCGCCGGACTGAAGCCACTGGCGACAACGCCCACCCCACCACCCGCACCGACCGAGCCGCCAACACCTCCTTCGGCCCCAGCGTCGTAG
- a CDS encoding erythromycin esterase family protein, whose amino-acid sequence MTTQSLVASKLPGLRELSGAADDYDDLLDQIGDARVVLLGGSSHGTHEFQRERARITQRLIDERGFTAIGLVADWPDTYRLGRYALGQTHDQSATEALDGFARFPNWLWRNADMAAFTEWLRARNDSQSSPATKATFYSLDLFNAHRSMADVLSYLGDVDSKAATAARSRYGCCDHAGGVPEQYGKAVAFQLNVACENEIVAQLKASQNMMATAIMNDEWDSVSKHFYAERSAQIKEQAEQYYRQIYLGGVAAWNLRDQQMSETLTALVEFLDQRLGETKVVVWGHNSHVGDARATALGATGQLSIGQFVRDAWPNNSVRVGFTTYEGTVTAANEWGGSMRQMSVLPGLADGYEATFHDLPQENFIIDLRAADWLPEVAPQRGIGVVYWPETEQQSHWFDAHLRDQFDAVIHLDTTRAVEPLDHSVTWDLD is encoded by the coding sequence ATGACAACTCAATCCTTGGTCGCCAGCAAGCTGCCCGGACTGCGAGAGCTCAGCGGTGCCGCAGATGACTATGACGACCTACTTGATCAAATCGGTGACGCGCGCGTCGTGCTACTCGGTGGAAGCTCACACGGCACACACGAGTTCCAGCGAGAGCGCGCGCGAATCACCCAGCGGCTGATCGACGAGCGGGGCTTCACCGCGATTGGCCTGGTTGCCGACTGGCCCGACACCTACCGCTTGGGTCGCTACGCGCTGGGCCAGACGCACGATCAAAGTGCCACTGAGGCCCTCGACGGATTCGCTCGGTTCCCCAACTGGTTGTGGCGCAACGCCGACATGGCGGCATTCACCGAATGGCTACGGGCACGCAATGATTCACAATCCTCGCCCGCCACCAAGGCCACCTTCTACAGCCTGGACCTGTTCAACGCGCATCGCTCGATGGCAGATGTGCTCTCGTATCTGGGCGACGTGGACTCGAAGGCCGCGACCGCTGCCCGATCACGGTACGGGTGCTGCGACCACGCCGGTGGAGTGCCAGAGCAGTACGGCAAAGCCGTGGCATTTCAACTCAACGTTGCCTGCGAGAACGAGATCGTCGCTCAACTGAAGGCCAGCCAGAACATGATGGCCACAGCAATCATGAATGACGAGTGGGATTCGGTGAGCAAGCACTTCTATGCCGAACGCAGCGCGCAGATCAAGGAACAGGCAGAGCAGTATTACCGGCAGATCTACCTGGGCGGTGTAGCCGCGTGGAATCTGCGCGACCAGCAGATGAGCGAGACCCTCACCGCCTTGGTCGAGTTCCTTGACCAACGTCTCGGTGAGACGAAGGTCGTCGTGTGGGGGCACAACTCCCACGTGGGAGACGCCCGCGCAACCGCACTCGGCGCGACGGGCCAACTGTCCATCGGTCAATTCGTGCGGGACGCCTGGCCGAACAACAGCGTCCGGGTTGGGTTCACCACCTACGAGGGGACGGTCACCGCTGCCAACGAGTGGGGCGGTTCGATGCGACAGATGAGCGTGCTGCCAGGGTTGGCCGACGGCTACGAGGCGACCTTCCACGATTTACCCCAGGAAAACTTCATCATCGACCTGCGGGCCGCTGATTGGCTACCCGAGGTAGCCCCACAACGTGGAATTGGTGTCGTCTACTGGCCGGAGACCGAACAGCAGAGCCACTGGTTCGACGCACACCTACGCGACCAATTCGATGCGGTGATCCATCTCGACACCACCCGTGCGGTCGAACCTTTGGACCACTCCGTGACGTGGGATCTTGACTGA